From the Lathyrus oleraceus cultivar Zhongwan6 chromosome 4, CAAS_Psat_ZW6_1.0, whole genome shotgun sequence genome, one window contains:
- the LOC127138728 gene encoding uncharacterized protein LOC127138728 — MASSDGRVAYSSLSKLEKGKPHFGYDDMNFKGESTWSEPEPESGTTSGPLAATFTNREISYDSYKFSYEDDELFDGGYVSNDEARCVTSSNMTPDVNLKNVLSGIFSILTGRNKAPSVDENQQLPSSNVSFLGSGNDGDVFLDSSVYTPSAPPLFLPNGAEYSSYKEVLEAEPPEWLPDSSTTVCMQCNAPFTALTRGRHHCRFCGGIFCRVCTKGRCLLPVRFRERNPQRVCDSCYDRLDPLQGVLINTISNAVQSAKHDVMDWTSARGWLNLPIGLSMEHEIYKASNTLRNYCQVAKSNPEKSIPLSVLKSAQGLAILTVIKAGALVSYKVGTGLVVARRHDGSWSAPSAIFSLGLGWGAQIGGELMDFIVVLHDTKAVKTFCSRMHFSLGAGCSVAAGPIGRVAEADLRAGDRGSGMCYTYSCSKGAFVGVSLEGNIVATRMDANLRFYGDPYLTTSDILLGLVDRPKAAQPLYTGLRDLYSSLRH, encoded by the exons ATGGCTTCCTCTGATGGTAGAGTTGCGTACTCTTCACTTTCTAAGTTAGAAAAGGGGAAACCCCACTTTGGTTATGATGATATGAATTTCAAGGGCGAGTCTACATGGTCTGAGCCTGAGCCTGAGTCTGGCACCACTAGTGGACCATTAGCCGCAACGTTCACAAACCGAGAGATTTCTTATGATTCATATAAGTTTTCTTATGAGGATGATGAATTGTTTGATGGAGGTTATGTGTCAAATGATGAGGCTCGCTGTGTTACCAGTTCTAACATGACTCCTGATGTGAATTTGAAGAATGTGCTTTCTGGGATTTTTTCTATTTTGACTGGACGAAATAAGGCTCCAAGTGTTGATGAAAATCAGCAATTACCGAGTTCGAATGTATCGTTTCTTGGCTCTGGAAATGATGGGGATGTTTTTCTTGATTCTTCTGTGTACACGCCAAGTGCACCACCGCTTTTTCTGCCGAATGGGGCTGAATATAGTTCCTACAAGGAGGTACTTGAAGCTGAACCACCCGAGTGGCTGCCTGATAGTTCTACTACTGTTTGTATGCAGTGTAATGCTCCGTTTACTGCACTTACACGGGGAAGACATCATTGCCGGTTTTGTGGAGGGATTTTTTGTCGAGTATGTACAAAGGGGCGGTGTTTATTGCCTGTTAGGTTCAGGGAAAGGAATCCTCAGAGGGTTTGTGATTCATGCTATGATAGGCTCGATCCTTTACAAGGCGTTCTTATCAACACCATAAGCAATGCTGTGCAGTCAGCGAAGCATGATGTCATGGATTGGACTAGTGCTAGAGGGTGGCTTAATCTTCCTATTGGTTTATCTATGGAGCATGAGATATATAAAGCATCCAATACATTGAGAAACTACTGTCAG GTGGCCAAATCCAATCCTGAGAAGTCCATCCCTTTATCTGTTCTCAAAAGTGCCCAAGGTCTTGCAATTTTGACGGTTATCAAAGCTGGTGCACTGGTATCTTACAAAGTGGGTACTGGTTTGGTTGTTGCACGGAGACATGACGGATCATGGTCTGCACCATCAGCTATATTCTCATTGGGTTTAGGATGGGGTGCTCAG ATTGGCGGTGAACTTATGGATTTTATAGTTGTTCTTCATGATACGAAAGCTGTGAAGACGTTCTGCAGTCGCATGCATTTTTCTCTTGGGGCTGGTTGCAGTGTTGCAGCAGGGCCTATTGGGAGAGTGGCCGAGGCAGATCTTCGTGCTGGTGACAGGGGCTCTGGCATGTGTTACACTTACAGTTGCAGTAAAG GTGCATTTGTAGGAGTGTCATTGGAAGGGAATATAGTTGCAACCCGAATGGATGCCAATCTACGGTTTTATGGTGATCCTTATCTCACCACATCTGATATTCTACTAGGCCTGGTGGACAGACCAAAGGCTGCTCAACCATTATACACCGGTCTTCGAGATTTATATTCAAGTTTACGCCACTAG